In Pseudoalteromonas carrageenovora IAM 12662, the following proteins share a genomic window:
- a CDS encoding riboflavin synthase, with protein sequence MFTGIIEATGKIALLQKKQGDLAIRIQSADLDMKDVKLGDSIATNGVCLTVVDKHIDGFSADLSNETISLTGFAHYALGQTVNLEKAMQPVSRLGGHLVSGHVDGIATITAITPNARATEYWLSTNENLMKYIPYKGSVCIDGISLTVNAVEGNKFKLTIVPHTSEQTTIADFKVGTQVNLEVDQIARYLERLIKGAEQPTGSDISMSLLAKAGFIK encoded by the coding sequence ATGTTTACTGGAATAATTGAAGCCACAGGCAAAATTGCCTTACTACAAAAAAAACAAGGCGACTTAGCTATTCGCATTCAAAGTGCTGATCTTGATATGAAAGATGTAAAACTTGGCGATAGCATTGCAACCAACGGTGTATGTTTAACTGTCGTAGATAAACATATAGATGGTTTTAGCGCTGATTTATCCAACGAAACAATTAGCCTTACAGGCTTTGCTCATTATGCTTTAGGGCAAACTGTAAATCTTGAAAAAGCGATGCAGCCAGTATCTCGCTTAGGTGGTCATTTAGTGTCAGGGCACGTAGATGGTATAGCAACAATTACTGCCATTACACCTAATGCCCGCGCAACAGAGTACTGGTTGAGCACCAATGAAAATTTAATGAAATACATCCCTTATAAAGGGTCTGTATGTATTGATGGCATAAGTCTGACAGTAAACGCTGTTGAAGGTAATAAATTTAAACTAACAATAGTACCGCATACTAGCGAGCAAACGACCATCGCTGATTTTAAAGTGGGGACGCAGGTTAATTTAGAAGTCGACCAAATTGCACGTTATTTAGAACGTCTAATTAAAGGCGCTGAGCAACCTACAGGCTCAGACATTTCAATGAGTTTACTAGCTAAAGCTGGTTTTATTAAATAA
- the nrdR gene encoding transcriptional regulator NrdR, whose translation MHCPFCTAKDTKVIDSRLVGGGHQVRRRRECNDCHERFTTFEGAELVMPRVIKQDGSREPFNEDKLLNGLNRALEKRPVSTEQVDEVVNIIKSQLRATGEREISSHLVGECIMEALKKLDKVAYVRFASVYRSFEDIREFGEEIARLGE comes from the coding sequence ATGCATTGCCCATTTTGTACCGCAAAAGATACTAAAGTTATTGATTCTCGCCTAGTCGGTGGAGGCCACCAAGTTCGCCGTCGTCGTGAGTGCAACGATTGTCACGAGCGCTTTACTACATTTGAAGGGGCAGAGCTCGTTATGCCGCGCGTAATAAAACAAGACGGCAGCCGAGAACCATTTAACGAAGATAAGCTTCTAAATGGCCTTAACCGCGCCCTTGAAAAGCGCCCAGTGAGTACCGAACAAGTCGATGAAGTTGTTAATATTATTAAATCTCAATTGCGTGCTACTGGTGAGCGCGAGATATCAAGCCACTTAGTCGGTGAGTGCATTATGGAAGCGCTTAAAAAGCTCGATAAAGTAGCGTATGTAAGATTTGCCTCTGTGTATCGCTCGTTCGAAGATATACGCGAGTTTGGTGAAGAAATTGCCCGTTTAGGGGAGTAA
- the ribD gene encoding bifunctional diaminohydroxyphosphoribosylaminopyrimidine deaminase/5-amino-6-(5-phosphoribosylamino)uracil reductase RibD → MQSQIPFTEQDEMYMARAIELAKKGRFTTTPNPNVGCVLVKNNQIIGEGFHQLAGQGHAEVNALAVAGEKAKGATAYVTLEPCSHYGRTPPCAEGLKAAGVVKVIAAMVDTNPQVAGKGLKILSDAGVEVAFGLLEQQARALNLGFFKRMEQGLPYVTCKMAASIDGKTALKNGQSKWITGSVARQDVQLYRAQSCAILTGADTVLVDDAKLNVRQNELPQSLPTDLPLRQPVRVIIDSQNRLTPELALFSIENDVIIFTTKVDKSKQWPHFVRHIEVSGINAKVNLTEVLQQLAQLQINNVWLEAGATLAGKMSELNLIDEFVFYLAPKLMGCDAKSLVNFPELTSMQNTVDLTFNECVRIGDDLRITAVKKLIKTT, encoded by the coding sequence ATGCAAAGCCAAATACCATTTACCGAACAAGATGAAATGTATATGGCGCGCGCCATAGAACTTGCCAAAAAAGGTCGGTTTACAACAACACCAAATCCTAATGTGGGATGTGTGTTAGTTAAAAACAACCAAATCATTGGTGAAGGTTTTCATCAGCTTGCAGGGCAGGGACACGCTGAGGTTAATGCGCTTGCAGTGGCTGGTGAGAAGGCAAAAGGCGCTACGGCTTATGTCACGCTTGAACCGTGCAGCCATTACGGACGCACTCCCCCGTGCGCTGAAGGTTTAAAAGCCGCAGGTGTAGTAAAAGTTATAGCTGCAATGGTTGATACCAACCCGCAAGTAGCTGGTAAAGGGCTTAAAATACTTAGCGATGCTGGTGTTGAAGTTGCATTTGGATTGTTAGAGCAACAAGCTCGTGCACTTAATTTAGGTTTTTTTAAGCGTATGGAGCAAGGCTTGCCTTACGTAACATGTAAAATGGCCGCAAGTATTGATGGTAAAACCGCACTTAAAAATGGCCAAAGTAAGTGGATCACAGGTTCTGTAGCACGCCAAGATGTGCAGCTGTATCGCGCTCAAAGCTGCGCAATTTTAACCGGTGCAGATACCGTACTTGTTGATGATGCAAAACTTAATGTACGCCAAAACGAATTGCCACAATCTTTACCTACAGATTTACCGCTTCGCCAACCTGTGCGTGTTATAATTGACTCGCAAAATAGATTAACACCTGAACTTGCCTTATTTAGTATTGAAAATGACGTAATAATTTTTACCACCAAGGTTGATAAATCAAAGCAGTGGCCGCATTTTGTAAGACATATAGAAGTAAGTGGGATTAACGCAAAGGTTAATTTAACTGAGGTTTTACAGCAGTTAGCTCAATTACAGATTAATAATGTATGGCTAGAAGCAGGTGCTACACTTGCTGGTAAAATGTCTGAACTTAATTTAATTGATGAATTTGTATTTTACTTAGCACCAAAATTAATGGGGTGTGATGCAAAAAGTTTAGTAAATTTTCCTGAATTGACGAGTATGCAAAATACAGTTGATTTAACATTTAATGAGTGTGTACGTATTGGCGACGACTTACGTATAACTGCAGTAAAAAAACTCATTAAAACCACTTAA
- the ribBA gene encoding bifunctional 3,4-dihydroxy-2-butanone-4-phosphate synthase/GTP cyclohydrolase II has protein sequence MNLHSAQEIIDDIKDGKMVILMDDEDRENEGDLIIAAEHISAEAINFMATHGRGLICLTMTQERCEQLDLPLMVKNNGAAFSTNFTMSIEASKGVTTGISAADRARTVQAAIAKGAVPSDIVQPGHIFPIMAQPGGVLTRAGHTEAGCDLARLAGLEASSVIVEILNADGTMARRPDLEIFAKEHGIKIGTIADLIEYRNLNETTIEQVAKCKLPTEHGEFDLVTYKDTIDGQLHYVLLKGEIKEQEPTLVRVHLQSTFNDILLSDRSADRSWGLSDAMAYIAKNDGALVILGKQESTEELEATVKAFAAADAGENVTPRKFKGTSRTVGVGSQILADLGIKQMRLMSRPKKYHALSGFHLEVVDYVEPQ, from the coding sequence ATGAATTTACACAGCGCACAAGAAATCATCGACGACATTAAAGACGGAAAAATGGTTATTTTAATGGACGATGAAGATAGAGAAAACGAAGGCGATTTAATAATAGCTGCTGAGCATATTAGCGCAGAGGCGATTAACTTCATGGCTACTCATGGCCGTGGTCTAATTTGTTTAACCATGACTCAAGAGCGTTGTGAGCAACTTGATTTACCATTAATGGTTAAAAACAATGGCGCAGCGTTTTCTACTAACTTTACTATGTCGATTGAAGCATCTAAAGGTGTAACAACGGGCATATCTGCAGCAGATAGAGCGCGTACAGTTCAAGCTGCTATTGCAAAGGGGGCTGTACCAAGCGATATCGTACAACCTGGACATATTTTTCCTATTATGGCGCAACCTGGTGGCGTTTTAACACGTGCAGGGCATACCGAAGCTGGCTGTGATTTAGCTCGTTTAGCAGGGCTTGAAGCATCATCAGTTATTGTTGAAATACTTAATGCCGATGGCACGATGGCGCGCCGCCCAGATTTAGAAATATTTGCTAAAGAGCACGGTATTAAAATTGGCACTATTGCTGATTTAATCGAATACCGTAATTTAAACGAAACCACAATTGAACAAGTTGCTAAGTGTAAGTTACCGACTGAACACGGCGAGTTTGATTTAGTAACGTACAAAGACACTATCGACGGACAATTACATTACGTATTGTTAAAAGGCGAAATTAAAGAGCAAGAACCAACGCTTGTTCGCGTGCATTTACAAAGTACCTTTAACGACATTTTACTTTCAGACAGAAGTGCGGACCGTAGTTGGGGTCTTTCTGATGCGATGGCTTACATAGCGAAAAATGACGGTGCTCTGGTTATTTTAGGCAAGCAAGAAAGCACTGAAGAGCTAGAAGCAACAGTAAAAGCATTTGCCGCTGCTGATGCCGGTGAAAATGTAACACCTCGTAAATTTAAAGGTACATCGCGTACTGTCGGTGTTGGCTCGCAAATACTGGCTGACCTAGGTATTAAACAAATGCGCCTTATGAGCCGCCCTAAAAAGTATCATGCACTTTCGGGCTTTCATTTAGAAGTGGTTGATTACGTTGAGCCGCAATAA